Proteins encoded by one window of Deinococcus radiodurans R1 = ATCC 13939 = DSM 20539:
- the hemG gene encoding protoporphyrinogen oxidase — protein sequence MTNPNAHTLPIIVVGAGMTGLAAAWELQQRGVPYVLLEAGDSFGGKVQSERTEDEFLVEKAADAFILGKPWALQLAQEVGLQDELIHPRAETKKLYFLRGGELLDFPQNLKMFVPLDDESFLQSGVLSPEGLRRMLDEQNVPPKENTDEDESLADFIIRRFGAEAMNFIVPLAAGIYVANPFELSMKAAFPQFLALEQKYGSVIKGSRATPRAQGPIFGSFKDGMSTLANAVAAKLTGDVRLNTPVLAVHPDGVTLTGGEKIAASGVVLTAPAWVAAPTLGQSFPAASALVGELQTNGSVAVILAYREGQFPRDMHLHGLQVAADEGIEMKAITVHSAKLHGRAPEGHVLLRVFFKDLDPQKALAEAVHEVARLFGAQGDPLWHAYADWRGKNPAYQVGHLDHIARIRAALPPNIQVAGSSYTGVGIPDCVNAGRTAARDVVAALGVDG from the coding sequence ATGACCAACCCTAACGCCCATACCCTACCCATCATCGTCGTCGGCGCGGGCATGACCGGCCTCGCCGCCGCCTGGGAGCTGCAACAGAGGGGCGTGCCGTATGTCCTGCTCGAAGCGGGAGACTCTTTCGGCGGCAAGGTACAGAGCGAGCGCACGGAGGACGAATTTCTGGTGGAAAAGGCCGCCGACGCCTTCATCCTCGGCAAGCCCTGGGCGCTGCAACTCGCGCAGGAAGTCGGGCTGCAAGACGAACTTATTCACCCGCGCGCGGAGACCAAAAAGCTGTATTTCCTGCGCGGCGGCGAGCTGCTCGACTTTCCGCAGAACCTGAAAATGTTCGTGCCGCTCGACGACGAGTCGTTTCTGCAAAGCGGCGTCCTCTCGCCGGAGGGTCTGCGCCGGATGCTCGACGAGCAGAACGTGCCGCCCAAAGAAAACACCGACGAGGACGAGTCGCTCGCCGACTTCATCATCCGGCGCTTCGGGGCGGAGGCAATGAATTTCATCGTGCCGCTGGCGGCTGGCATTTACGTCGCCAATCCCTTTGAACTCAGCATGAAAGCAGCGTTTCCGCAGTTTCTCGCGCTGGAGCAGAAATATGGCAGCGTCATCAAGGGCAGCCGCGCCACGCCCCGTGCCCAGGGGCCGATTTTCGGGTCGTTCAAGGACGGCATGTCCACCCTGGCGAACGCGGTGGCCGCCAAGCTGACCGGCGACGTGCGGCTGAATACGCCCGTGCTGGCCGTTCACCCGGACGGCGTAACCCTAACCGGCGGCGAAAAAATTGCGGCAAGCGGCGTTGTTTTAACGGCTCCCGCCTGGGTCGCCGCGCCAACGCTGGGTCAGAGTTTCCCCGCAGCGTCCGCGCTGGTGGGCGAGCTGCAGACGAACGGCTCGGTGGCCGTTATCCTCGCCTACCGTGAGGGGCAGTTTCCCCGCGACATGCACCTGCACGGGCTCCAAGTCGCCGCCGACGAGGGCATAGAGATGAAAGCCATCACCGTCCACTCGGCCAAGCTGCATGGCCGCGCGCCCGAGGGACACGTGCTGCTGCGGGTCTTTTTCAAGGACCTGGACCCGCAAAAAGCCCTGGCCGAGGCGGTTCACGAAGTCGCCCGGCTGTTCGGCGCGCAGGGCGATCCGCTCTGGCACGCCTATGCCGACTGGCGGGGCAAGAATCCGGCGTATCAGGTGGGGCACCTGGACCACATCGCCCGCATCCGCGCCGCGCTGCCGCCGAATATTCAGGTGGCGGGGTCGAGTTACACGGGCGTCGGCATTCCCGACTGCGTGAACGCGGGCCGGACGGCGGCGCGGGATGTGGTTGCCGCGCTGGGCGTGGATGGGTGA
- the murA gene encoding UDP-N-acetylglucosamine 1-carboxyvinyltransferase — protein sequence MQLTPLHVTGGRQLGGEIAVQHSKNAALPIIVATLLSSEPITLHGIPRLSDVYTILELMHHLGTRHAWVGPNSLTLHTPEIENTDAPYALVSKMRASFIVLGAILARAGTATVSMPGGCAWGPRPVDQHVKALRALGAEVIEDGGNFFAHREGSLNGSFVFELLTVGGTHNAILAAALGEGTVTLENASIDTDVVDVIEFLNALGARIEGAGTNTITIHGVKELHGGEYTVIPDRIEAGTFMMLAAATRSRLTLTNVRPDHLRAVTSKLAEMGVDIQEDGNRMVVDARGRDLKPVNVTTQSYPGFPTDLQPQMSALLATVPGTSVIQDPVYPDRLTHVAELHRMGATITVSGYTQVIQGGTLHAAPVKAADLRAGAALFIAGLTCEGETVIDGVQYLNRGYERLAERLRGIGGEVMQPEPMLAADD from the coding sequence ATGCAACTGACTCCGCTCCATGTCACGGGAGGCCGCCAACTGGGCGGCGAAATCGCTGTTCAGCACAGCAAGAACGCGGCACTGCCCATCATTGTCGCCACCTTGCTCTCCAGTGAGCCGATCACGCTGCACGGCATTCCCCGGCTCTCGGACGTGTACACGATTCTGGAGCTGATGCATCACCTCGGTACCCGGCACGCCTGGGTGGGGCCCAACAGCCTGACGCTGCATACGCCGGAAATTGAGAACACCGACGCGCCCTACGCCCTGGTCAGCAAGATGCGGGCGAGCTTTATCGTGCTGGGCGCCATCTTGGCGCGGGCGGGCACGGCCACCGTGAGCATGCCGGGCGGCTGCGCCTGGGGACCGCGCCCGGTGGACCAACACGTCAAAGCGCTGCGGGCACTGGGGGCCGAGGTCATCGAAGACGGCGGCAACTTCTTCGCGCACCGCGAGGGCAGCCTGAACGGCAGCTTCGTCTTCGAACTGCTGACGGTGGGCGGTACCCACAACGCGATTCTGGCGGCGGCGCTGGGTGAAGGAACGGTGACGCTGGAAAACGCGTCCATTGACACTGACGTGGTGGACGTCATCGAATTCCTGAACGCGCTGGGCGCCCGCATCGAAGGGGCCGGCACCAATACGATCACCATTCATGGCGTGAAGGAACTGCACGGCGGCGAATACACCGTGATTCCTGACCGCATCGAAGCGGGCACCTTCATGATGCTGGCGGCGGCGACCCGCTCGCGGCTCACGCTGACCAACGTGCGCCCCGATCACCTGCGCGCCGTGACAAGCAAGCTCGCTGAAATGGGCGTGGACATTCAGGAAGACGGTAACCGCATGGTGGTAGACGCCCGTGGCCGCGACCTCAAGCCGGTCAACGTGACTACTCAGAGCTATCCCGGCTTTCCCACCGACCTGCAACCGCAGATGAGTGCGCTGCTCGCCACCGTACCCGGCACCAGCGTGATTCAGGACCCGGTCTACCCTGACCGCCTGACCCACGTGGCCGAGCTGCACCGCATGGGCGCCACCATCACCGTGAGTGGGTACACCCAGGTCATTCAGGGTGGCACCCTGCATGCCGCCCCTGTCAAGGCCGCCGACCTGCGCGCGGGCGCAGCGCTGTTTATCGCCGGGCTGACCTGCGAAGGCGAAACGGTCATCGACGGCGTGCAGTACCTCAATCGGGGCTACGAGCGCCTCGCCGAGCGCCTGCGCGGCATCGGCGGTGAAGTCATGCAGCCCGAGCCGATGCTGGCCGCTGACGACTGA
- a CDS encoding S-layer homology domain-containing protein, translated as MRKTLVISSILALGLGAASAQTAAPVTTTAATQVTQFTDVPAGHWAKDAVDRITQCGLIQGFPDGTFRGNENLTRYQAALIFYRMLSTNALSTCGLSQGDMTVVMNGMQEVSTELAAIATRVGDLERVTADQTARLAALEERINGMASGTANQDVTALTARIDALEAAVRNIPAGPQGPVGPQGPVGPQGPAGPQGPAGTVTTTDTTTTTTNTTTTDAPVTNTGSTTVVIGNVPTTTDTTASNLYAGVTVGAKQGDSSQPCVTKVGKNNAGKAVDYCVNIGGVVGAKSVFGPVGARVAAVYQPGWNGVSADVAATGSFDVAENFGVYAGAGLGITNSRARIAAGQTNAGYGATTGSATDPYALGLVGVEYRVNNSVAVFVEGNGRYYLSNKGVGTGLNTASSSYNANQKGFNLGGKAGLKFFF; from the coding sequence ATGCGAAAGACCCTCGTGATTTCTTCCATCCTGGCTCTGGGCCTGGGTGCTGCCAGCGCTCAGACTGCGGCCCCCGTGACCACCACCGCTGCCACTCAAGTGACGCAGTTCACCGACGTTCCTGCCGGCCACTGGGCCAAGGACGCCGTTGACCGCATCACCCAGTGCGGCCTGATCCAGGGCTTCCCCGACGGCACCTTCCGTGGGAACGAGAACCTGACCCGTTATCAGGCTGCCCTGATTTTCTACCGCATGCTCAGCACCAACGCGCTGTCCACCTGCGGCCTGAGCCAGGGCGACATGACCGTCGTGATGAACGGCATGCAGGAAGTCAGCACCGAACTGGCCGCCATCGCCACCCGCGTGGGTGATCTGGAGCGCGTGACCGCCGACCAGACCGCTCGCCTCGCGGCCCTCGAAGAGCGCATCAACGGCATGGCCAGCGGCACCGCCAACCAGGACGTGACTGCTCTCACCGCCCGTATCGACGCGCTGGAAGCCGCCGTGCGCAACATCCCCGCTGGTCCCCAGGGTCCCGTCGGTCCTCAGGGCCCCGTCGGCCCCCAGGGTCCTGCTGGTCCTCAGGGTCCTGCCGGCACGGTGACCACCACCGACACCACCACGACGACCACCAACACCACCACGACCGATGCGCCCGTGACCAACACCGGCAGCACCACTGTCGTGATCGGCAACGTGCCGACCACCACCGACACCACCGCGAGCAACCTGTACGCGGGCGTGACCGTCGGCGCCAAGCAGGGTGACAGCAGCCAGCCCTGCGTGACCAAGGTTGGCAAGAACAACGCCGGCAAGGCCGTGGACTACTGCGTCAACATCGGCGGCGTTGTCGGCGCCAAGAGCGTCTTCGGGCCCGTGGGCGCCCGCGTGGCCGCTGTCTACCAGCCCGGCTGGAACGGCGTGAGCGCTGACGTGGCCGCCACTGGCAGCTTCGACGTGGCCGAGAACTTCGGCGTGTACGCTGGCGCCGGTCTGGGCATCACCAACAGCCGTGCCCGTATCGCTGCGGGTCAGACCAACGCCGGTTACGGCGCCACCACCGGCAGCGCGACCGATCCCTACGCGCTGGGCCTGGTCGGTGTCGAGTACCGCGTGAACAACAGCGTCGCTGTGTTCGTGGAAGGCAACGGCCGCTACTACCTGAGCAACAAGGGTGTGGGCACCGGTCTGAACACCGCCAGCAGCAGCTACAACGCCAACCAGAAGGGCTTTAACCTCGGCGGCAAGGCCGGCCTGAAGTTCTTCTTCTAA
- the hemH gene encoding ferrochelatase: MTTLTNQKPLGVLFMAYGGPENLGEMPGYLADIRAGRVTSQAILDEITNNYRLIGGKSPLPEFTRAQVEATMEQLASTGRPLKAYIGMRHWSPWIEDAVREMLDDGIEQAIAIVLAPQYSSLSVAKYQKKIKAALEMNHGHIDFAYIDNYHTEPGYITALADRVRIGIQEFPEDERDDVHVILSAHSLPVRIIKEGDPYADQLHETARLVAAQAGLTDEQWSWSYQSAGRSPEPWLGPQLDEHLRDLNEQGIKKVVSIAIGFVSDHVEILFDIDIAAQEVAHELGMTLVRPPALNTDPLFIGTLASVIERKAAEVA, from the coding sequence ATGACCACCCTCACCAACCAAAAACCCCTCGGCGTCCTCTTCATGGCCTACGGTGGCCCGGAAAACCTGGGCGAGATGCCCGGCTACCTCGCTGACATCCGCGCCGGGCGCGTGACCTCGCAGGCGATTCTGGACGAAATCACCAACAACTACCGCCTGATCGGGGGTAAGTCGCCGCTGCCCGAATTTACCCGCGCCCAGGTGGAAGCCACTATGGAGCAACTCGCCAGCACCGGGCGGCCCCTGAAGGCCTACATCGGGATGCGCCACTGGTCGCCCTGGATCGAGGACGCCGTGCGCGAGATGCTCGACGACGGCATCGAGCAGGCCATCGCCATCGTGCTGGCGCCGCAGTATTCCAGCCTGAGCGTCGCCAAGTACCAGAAAAAAATCAAGGCCGCGCTGGAAATGAACCACGGTCACATCGATTTTGCCTATATCGACAACTACCACACCGAGCCCGGTTACATCACTGCGCTCGCTGACCGCGTCCGGATAGGCATTCAGGAGTTTCCGGAGGACGAGCGCGACGACGTGCACGTGATTCTTTCAGCCCACAGCTTGCCGGTCCGGATTATCAAGGAGGGCGACCCCTACGCTGACCAGCTCCACGAGACGGCGCGCCTGGTGGCGGCGCAGGCGGGCTTGACCGATGAGCAGTGGTCGTGGAGCTACCAGTCGGCGGGCCGCAGCCCCGAGCCCTGGCTGGGGCCGCAGCTCGACGAGCACCTGCGCGACCTGAACGAGCAGGGCATCAAAAAGGTCGTGAGCATCGCCATCGGTTTCGTGTCCGACCACGTGGAAATCCTGTTCGACATCGACATCGCCGCGCAGGAAGTCGCCCACGAACTCGGCATGACGCTGGTGCGCCCGCCCGCGCTGAACACCGACCCGCTGTTTATCGGGACTCTGGCGAGCGTGATTGAGCGTAAGGCGGCTGAGGTGGCGTGA
- a CDS encoding prephenate dehydrogenase produces MTDPTPQPPAVLFERVVVAGVGLIGGSMALGLRERGLARRIVGLDLNPDALREAEALGVVDEVRSRPGEWLREADLVVLAAPMRSLAPLAAELAPFLDPAALVTDVGSVKSGIAAELQALGVRHFVPGHPMAGSERGGVTHARAALLENAVWVMTPTEFTPLTALTRVRSLVEALGAAPVVMPPEAHDQLVATISHLPYLASLALTHMVARDERLSLLAAGGFRDLTRVASGDPLMSRDMVVENRAALRDALGRFRTQLERLEADLDDPEELLAAAREGKRTRDSLPVVRRSLLPLRHDLVVALPDRPNQIRAVTQALGAERVNIKDIEVLAIREDGGSLRLGLESPEDAARAAVILREAGFEVRGRGAGTA; encoded by the coding sequence ATGACTGACCCCACGCCGCAGCCGCCCGCCGTCCTCTTCGAACGGGTCGTGGTGGCCGGAGTGGGACTGATCGGGGGCAGCATGGCGTTGGGTCTGCGCGAGCGTGGGCTGGCGCGCCGCATTGTCGGTTTGGATCTCAACCCCGACGCCCTGCGTGAAGCCGAAGCTCTGGGCGTGGTGGACGAGGTGCGTTCACGCCCTGGCGAGTGGTTGCGCGAGGCCGATCTCGTGGTGCTGGCGGCCCCGATGCGCTCGCTGGCCCCGCTCGCCGCCGAACTGGCGCCTTTCCTCGACCCGGCGGCGCTCGTCACCGATGTCGGCAGCGTCAAGTCGGGCATCGCCGCCGAGTTGCAGGCGCTTGGGGTCCGGCATTTTGTCCCCGGACATCCGATGGCGGGCAGCGAGCGCGGCGGCGTCACCCACGCCCGCGCCGCGCTGCTGGAAAACGCCGTCTGGGTGATGACGCCGACCGAATTTACCCCGCTGACCGCCCTGACCCGCGTGCGTTCGCTGGTGGAGGCGCTAGGCGCCGCGCCCGTCGTGATGCCGCCCGAGGCGCATGACCAACTGGTCGCCACCATCAGCCATCTGCCTTACCTCGCCAGCCTCGCGCTGACCCACATGGTGGCCCGCGACGAGCGCCTGAGCCTGCTCGCCGCCGGGGGCTTCCGAGACCTGACGCGGGTGGCGAGCGGAGACCCGCTCATGAGCCGTGACATGGTGGTCGAAAACCGGGCCGCCCTGCGCGACGCCCTGGGCCGCTTCCGCACCCAGCTTGAGCGTCTCGAAGCCGACCTCGACGACCCCGAAGAACTCCTTGCCGCCGCCCGCGAAGGCAAGCGCACTCGCGACAGTCTGCCCGTGGTGCGCCGCAGCCTGCTCCCGCTGCGTCACGATCTGGTGGTCGCCCTGCCCGACCGACCCAACCAGATCCGCGCTGTGACCCAGGCGCTCGGCGCCGAGCGGGTCAACATCAAAGACATTGAAGTGCTGGCGATCCGCGAGGACGGCGGTTCGCTGCGCCTTGGCCTCGAATCTCCCGAGGATGCTGCCCGTGCCGCCGTCATCCTGCGCGAGGCCGGCTTCGAGGTGCGGGGCCGGGGCGCGGGAACGGCTTGA
- a CDS encoding toxic anion resistance protein, which produces MTDKPMLTPPDALLQAPEAVPSVQAQDAPEMVPLSPEDRVRLDGMARAFAEDVLVAGTNSPEFRRKLDAVHDLGLPEQRAAAQSSNRMLDRPLRATRAGALAEGSDILRGLTDLRRTVEDLDPSRTPTPRRLFGLLPGAKKVQNHLDKYQSAQSHLNGILESLYRGQDELRRDNAVIETEKVHLWETMQKLRQYAHVGKAVDEALTAQLTQLAQTDPEKARVVSEELLFAVRQRVTDLMTQLAVSIQGYLALDLVRRNNMELIKGVDRATTTTVSALKTALMVSQALGTQQAVLGQVTAVNDTTGKMISSTAQLLRQQSTTIQQQAGSATVDPQIIQNAFREVYGALDSISSYRQQALERFSETIRVLDKEVGQAQHYLDRERQEASHEIAQGLNVQQEGELRL; this is translated from the coding sequence ATGACCGACAAGCCGATGCTGACCCCGCCCGACGCCCTGCTTCAGGCCCCGGAGGCGGTGCCGAGCGTACAGGCGCAAGACGCCCCCGAGATGGTGCCGCTCTCGCCCGAAGACCGCGTGCGGCTCGACGGCATGGCCCGCGCCTTTGCCGAGGACGTGCTGGTGGCTGGCACCAACTCGCCCGAGTTTCGCCGCAAGCTCGACGCCGTGCATGACCTCGGCCTCCCCGAGCAGCGCGCCGCCGCTCAGAGCAGCAACCGGATGCTCGACCGCCCGCTGCGCGCCACCCGCGCCGGGGCGCTCGCCGAGGGCAGTGACATCCTGCGGGGCCTGACCGACCTGCGCCGCACAGTCGAAGACCTTGACCCCAGCCGCACGCCCACGCCGCGCCGCCTCTTTGGGCTGCTGCCGGGCGCCAAAAAGGTTCAGAACCATCTGGACAAATACCAGTCGGCGCAGAGTCACCTCAACGGCATTCTGGAATCGCTCTACCGGGGCCAGGACGAGCTGCGGCGCGACAACGCGGTCATCGAGACTGAAAAAGTCCACCTCTGGGAAACGATGCAGAAGCTGCGCCAGTACGCCCACGTCGGCAAAGCAGTGGACGAGGCGCTGACCGCGCAGCTCACGCAACTCGCGCAGACCGACCCCGAAAAGGCCCGCGTCGTGTCCGAGGAACTGCTCTTTGCCGTGCGCCAGCGCGTAACCGACCTGATGACGCAGCTCGCCGTAAGCATTCAGGGCTACCTCGCCCTCGACCTCGTGCGGCGCAACAACATGGAACTTATCAAGGGGGTGGACCGCGCCACGACGACCACCGTGAGTGCCCTCAAGACCGCACTGATGGTCTCGCAGGCGCTCGGCACGCAGCAGGCGGTGCTGGGGCAAGTTACGGCGGTCAACGACACCACCGGCAAGATGATTTCCTCCACCGCGCAGCTCCTGCGCCAGCAGTCCACCACCATCCAGCAGCAGGCGGGGAGCGCCACGGTGGACCCGCAAATCATCCAGAACGCCTTCCGCGAGGTGTACGGTGCCCTCGACAGCATCAGCAGCTACCGCCAGCAGGCGCTCGAGCGCTTCAGTGAAACCATTCGCGTGCTCGATAAGGAAGTGGGACAGGCGCAGCACTACCTCGACCGCGAACGGCAGGAAGCCTCACACGAAATCGCCCAGGGGTTGAACGTGCAGCAGGAAGGCGAACTGAGGCTTTAA